One Natrinema marinum genomic window carries:
- a CDS encoding winged helix-turn-helix domain-containing protein, producing the protein MVRDPFASESTPSAEEICSALDDPDCREIIRKLEEPMTASELTKQCEIPQSTLYRKLELLTESTLLEESTEIRQDGHHASKYSIAFDEITLSLDEDRSLTVQIERPARTADERLAELWSEVRKET; encoded by the coding sequence ATGGTCCGGGACCCGTTCGCTTCGGAGTCGACGCCGTCCGCAGAGGAAATCTGCTCTGCGCTGGACGATCCCGACTGCCGCGAGATCATCCGGAAGCTCGAGGAGCCGATGACGGCCTCGGAGTTAACGAAGCAATGTGAGATCCCGCAGTCGACGCTGTACCGAAAGCTCGAGTTACTGACCGAGTCGACCCTGCTCGAGGAGTCGACCGAGATCCGCCAGGACGGCCACCACGCGAGCAAGTACTCGATCGCCTTCGACGAGATCACGCTCTCGTTGGACGAGGATCGATCGCTGACCGTCCAGATCGAGCGGCCGGCCCGGACGGCAGACGAGCGGCTCGCGGAACTGTGGTCGGAGGTGCGAAAAGAAACATGA
- the lpdA gene encoding dihydrolipoyl dehydrogenase codes for MVVGDVTTGTDVLVIGAGPAGYVAAIRAGQLDLDVTLVERDAYGGTCLNYGCIPSKALITATGLAHEAATAEEMGIHAEPAVDLAGMMDWKDGVVDQLTSGVEKLCKANQVNLLEGTARFADENTVRVSHSGEGQGSETLEFEHAIVATGSRPIEIPNFEFADEPVLDSRQALALESVPDSLVVVGAGYIGMELASVFAKLGTDVTVLEMLDSILPGYDEDLKRPVKQRATDLGIEFEFGYTASDWHDREDGGVRVVAEPADQPAADGGGEATQVTDERLEFDAENVLVAVGREPVSDTLDLEEAGIETDDRGFIATDSRARTNVGHIFAVGDVAGEPMLAHKGSAEGKVAAEVIAGEPAALDHQAMPAVVFTDPEIATVGMSESDAEDAGFETAIGTFPVRASGRALTTGHDDGFVKVVADETEGYLLGASIVGPEASELIAELGLAIELGATLEDVAATVHAHPTLSESVMEAAENALGHAIHTLNR; via the coding sequence ATGGTCGTCGGAGACGTCACCACTGGGACGGACGTACTGGTCATCGGCGCGGGGCCCGCCGGCTACGTGGCCGCGATCCGCGCCGGACAGCTCGATCTGGACGTCACGCTCGTCGAGAGAGACGCTTACGGCGGGACCTGCCTGAACTACGGCTGTATCCCGTCGAAAGCGCTGATCACCGCGACGGGCCTCGCCCACGAGGCCGCCACCGCCGAGGAAATGGGCATCCACGCCGAGCCGGCGGTCGACCTCGCCGGCATGATGGACTGGAAAGACGGCGTCGTCGACCAACTCACGAGCGGCGTCGAGAAGCTCTGTAAGGCCAATCAGGTGAACCTGCTCGAGGGAACCGCTCGCTTCGCGGACGAGAACACCGTTCGCGTCTCCCACAGCGGCGAGGGACAGGGCTCGGAGACCCTCGAGTTCGAGCACGCGATCGTCGCGACCGGTTCCCGCCCGATCGAGATCCCGAACTTCGAGTTCGCCGACGAGCCCGTCCTGGACTCGAGACAGGCACTCGCCCTCGAGTCCGTTCCCGACTCGCTGGTCGTCGTCGGCGCCGGCTACATCGGGATGGAACTTGCGAGCGTCTTCGCCAAACTGGGGACCGACGTGACCGTCCTCGAGATGCTCGACTCGATCCTTCCGGGATACGACGAGGATCTCAAACGACCCGTGAAGCAGCGGGCGACCGATCTCGGGATCGAGTTCGAGTTCGGCTACACTGCGTCGGACTGGCACGACCGCGAGGATGGCGGGGTCCGCGTCGTCGCCGAGCCCGCCGACCAGCCAGCCGCCGACGGTGGCGGCGAGGCGACGCAGGTCACCGACGAGCGCCTCGAGTTCGACGCCGAGAACGTACTCGTGGCCGTCGGCCGCGAACCGGTCTCGGACACGCTCGACCTCGAGGAAGCCGGCATCGAGACCGACGACCGCGGATTCATCGCGACCGATTCGCGCGCACGCACGAACGTTGGTCACATCTTCGCCGTGGGCGATGTCGCCGGCGAACCGATGCTTGCCCACAAGGGAAGCGCCGAGGGGAAAGTCGCTGCCGAGGTGATCGCCGGCGAACCCGCGGCGCTCGACCACCAGGCGATGCCGGCCGTCGTCTTCACCGACCCCGAGATCGCCACCGTCGGGATGAGCGAATCCGACGCCGAGGACGCCGGTTTCGAGACCGCGATCGGGACGTTCCCCGTCCGCGCCAGCGGCCGCGCGCTGACGACCGGCCACGACGACGGCTTCGTCAAGGTCGTCGCCGACGAGACCGAGGGGTATCTGCTCGGCGCGTCGATCGTCGGTCCGGAGGCGTCGGAACTGATCGCCGAACTCGGGCTCGCGATCGAGTTGGGGGCGACCCTCGAGGACGTCGCCGCGACCGTCCACGCCCACCCGACGCTCTCGGAGTCGGTGATGGAAGCCGCCGAGAACGCGCTCGGTCACGCGATTCACACGCTGAATCGGTGA
- a CDS encoding DUF6360 family protein, giving the protein MSDRLMTVNAYTTLDYVEGKAIGEAFEWESVAVVNATADREAPDSVRLQLELDNLAEEYLPKHMQELELTPSQARALAADLEKHADRVESATE; this is encoded by the coding sequence ATGTCCGATCGACTGATGACGGTCAACGCGTACACGACGCTGGATTACGTCGAGGGGAAAGCGATCGGTGAGGCTTTCGAGTGGGAGTCCGTCGCCGTCGTGAACGCGACCGCCGACCGCGAGGCCCCCGACAGCGTTCGCCTCCAGCTCGAACTGGACAACCTCGCGGAGGAGTATCTGCCAAAGCACATGCAGGAACTCGAGCTGACGCCGTCGCAGGCGCGCGCTCTGGCGGCGGACCTCGAGAAACACGCCGATCGCGTCGAGAGCGCGACGGAGTAG
- a CDS encoding DUF5810 domain-containing protein, with protein sequence MGYACPVCDAEEADAVHLANHLAITASLGREEHRAWLEEHAPDWSDCSPEELGELVSPHAEETDTPDFDTAGHQHGYDPGRPDSLEGGIARQSRGPGRGSMTAETENVLQEAAELTREMQDGNGADADEGAASDGDGGDPESNENA encoded by the coding sequence ATGGGATACGCTTGTCCGGTCTGCGACGCCGAGGAGGCGGACGCGGTCCACCTCGCGAACCACCTCGCGATCACCGCCTCGCTCGGTCGCGAAGAGCACCGCGCGTGGCTCGAAGAGCACGCGCCCGACTGGAGCGACTGCAGCCCCGAGGAACTCGGCGAACTCGTCAGTCCCCACGCCGAAGAGACCGACACGCCGGATTTCGACACGGCCGGCCACCAGCACGGCTACGATCCTGGCCGTCCGGACTCGCTCGAGGGGGGTATTGCACGCCAGAGCCGCGGGCCGGGGCGTGGCTCGATGACCGCCGAAACCGAGAACGTCCTGCAAGAAGCGGCCGAGTTGACCCGCGAGATGCAGGACGGCAACGGGGCCGACGCGGACGAGGGGGCGGCCTCGGACGGTGACGGCGGGGACCCCGAGTCGAACGAAAACGCGTAA
- a CDS encoding DUF7119 family protein produces MTDNRPGDRSNRRGENGRSIPTDRESPVGAPVIRGDESVAGTRAREAVQFDPDDPDSLADAAETVRQFAGGDSGDDHLFMLRGAAACAALVRGEGSYKAAAERAGGDATVSFIRKWARVHDLPRSVRKQVALGQIAPTAAKHIARVAGEARLLLAWATLDGNLTVRDVRSVASAVNDDTPLDQALADHGITLGRLELTLSPSTYRDLRRRASIDGVDPGQLVTEALEQYLE; encoded by the coding sequence ATGACCGACAATCGACCCGGCGATCGTTCGAACCGCCGCGGCGAGAACGGTCGATCGATTCCGACGGACCGCGAATCGCCCGTCGGCGCACCCGTAATCCGGGGCGACGAATCGGTCGCCGGAACTCGCGCCCGCGAGGCCGTTCAGTTCGATCCCGACGATCCCGACAGCCTCGCCGATGCCGCCGAAACCGTCCGCCAGTTCGCCGGCGGCGACAGCGGCGACGACCATCTCTTCATGCTCCGCGGCGCGGCCGCCTGTGCCGCCCTCGTCCGCGGTGAAGGCTCGTACAAAGCTGCCGCCGAACGCGCCGGCGGCGACGCCACCGTCTCGTTTATCCGAAAGTGGGCCCGCGTTCACGACCTCCCCCGATCAGTCCGCAAACAGGTCGCACTCGGCCAGATCGCACCGACCGCCGCCAAACACATCGCCCGCGTCGCCGGCGAAGCGAGACTCCTCCTCGCGTGGGCCACCCTCGACGGCAACCTCACCGTCCGCGACGTCCGCAGCGTTGCCAGCGCCGTCAACGACGATACCCCCCTCGACCAGGCCCTCGCAGACCACGGCATCACCCTCGGCCGACTCGAGCTTACCCTGTCGCCGAGCACCTACCGCGACCTCCGGCGGCGCGCCTCCATCGACGGTGTCGATCCCGGTCAGCTCGTCACCGAGGCCCTCGAACAGTATCTCGAGTGA
- the rimI gene encoding ribosomal protein S18-alanine N-acetyltransferase gives MTTHAREDGDEVSIRPAERADLLAVVRIENDSFAQPWPYDAFEQFLGEPGFLVAQTGGEIAGYVVADVTQQVGRSLGHVKDIAVHTDHRGAGVGSALLSRSLGVLAARGAETVKLEVRRSNDEAKRLYRQFGFEPLRRVPGYYGNDEDAIVMIRKLG, from the coding sequence GTGACGACGCACGCCCGCGAGGACGGCGACGAGGTGTCGATCAGGCCCGCGGAGCGTGCGGATCTCCTCGCTGTCGTTCGCATCGAGAACGACTCGTTCGCTCAGCCCTGGCCGTACGACGCGTTCGAGCAGTTCCTCGGCGAACCCGGCTTCCTCGTCGCTCAGACGGGCGGCGAGATCGCCGGCTACGTCGTCGCCGACGTCACGCAGCAGGTCGGCCGCTCGCTCGGCCACGTCAAGGACATCGCCGTCCACACGGACCACCGCGGGGCGGGCGTCGGTTCGGCGCTTCTCTCCCGCTCGCTCGGCGTCCTCGCCGCCCGCGGTGCCGAGACGGTCAAACTCGAGGTTCGGCGATCGAACGACGAGGCGAAACGGCTCTACCGGCAGTTCGGGTTCGAACCGCTCCGGCGGGTGCCCGGCTACTACGGCAACGACGAGGACGCGATCGTGATGATTCGGAAACTCGGCTGA
- a CDS encoding DUF7521 family protein, with product MNPFPSGSAGMMLALAVVKTLVLVVGSVITYFAFKAYRRTRQPALGYLTAGFGLVTLGLVLAGMLYEVLGVELATGILLESCLVLVGFLVIAYSLYVQ from the coding sequence ATGAATCCATTCCCCAGCGGATCGGCCGGGATGATGCTCGCGCTGGCGGTTGTCAAGACGCTCGTGCTCGTCGTGGGGAGCGTCATCACGTACTTCGCGTTCAAGGCGTACCGTCGGACACGGCAGCCAGCACTCGGCTATCTCACGGCCGGGTTCGGACTCGTCACGCTCGGGCTGGTGCTGGCGGGCATGCTATACGAGGTCCTCGGCGTGGAACTCGCGACAGGAATCCTGCTCGAGAGCTGTCTCGTCCTCGTCGGTTTTCTGGTGATCGCCTACTCGCTGTACGTCCAGTAG